A region from the Solibacillus sp. FSL H8-0523 genome encodes:
- a CDS encoding DUF2812 domain-containing protein: MSNVVRRFRLNDYWDMAEHESWYTHMAQQGLFLKKKGTFFTYFEQRPSQKMKYRIEVSKKALEDAQIDFYESAGWVYVTHYNYFHVFRSPAEINAPEIHTDPVEQANTLKDLNRMLMANWIVTIIAGMIYFGMAWAIFFLDGTPIRQLVQGATTSQLFLPIFMLLIMLQTAQAALSIRRLKKNLQSGIPLQHDIPWQKKSGRNAWHIFYLSIAIMGCVLSFSQLYVMDYGSLDEDDVRFPSVNLVAVEQDDQLTVGEDWFRGKNYHNMYSTGWNPFTKTQYTVDQTGVVPNRQWADESGVYEPSIQTEFYELRFRFLAEPLASDLMKWYGRFDLRIPSNVADGRFDKLYTREDYPKIEVAAVKGKKVVYVRYFGDAKMSDVVEQVLEFLNK, translated from the coding sequence ATGAGTAACGTGGTACGACGGTTTAGACTGAACGATTATTGGGACATGGCCGAGCATGAAAGCTGGTATACACATATGGCACAGCAAGGGCTTTTCCTGAAGAAGAAGGGTACGTTCTTTACCTATTTTGAGCAACGCCCAAGCCAAAAGATGAAATACCGCATTGAAGTTTCGAAAAAGGCATTAGAGGATGCTCAAATTGATTTTTACGAGTCTGCAGGATGGGTATATGTCACCCATTATAACTATTTTCATGTGTTTCGCTCGCCTGCTGAAATAAATGCACCTGAAATTCATACCGATCCAGTCGAGCAGGCAAATACGTTAAAAGATCTGAATCGAATGCTCATGGCTAACTGGATTGTTACGATAATTGCAGGAATGATTTATTTCGGTATGGCATGGGCGATTTTCTTTTTGGATGGGACACCTATACGTCAACTCGTTCAAGGAGCAACGACTAGTCAATTGTTTTTACCAATATTTATGTTATTGATTATGTTACAGACTGCACAAGCGGCCTTGTCCATTCGTCGGCTGAAAAAGAATTTACAAAGTGGTATACCGCTTCAGCATGATATTCCGTGGCAGAAAAAATCAGGGCGTAATGCGTGGCATATCTTTTATTTAAGTATAGCGATCATGGGCTGTGTCTTATCGTTTAGTCAGCTCTATGTGATGGACTATGGGTCGTTAGATGAAGATGATGTACGTTTTCCAAGTGTCAATTTAGTTGCTGTTGAACAAGATGACCAGCTTACTGTCGGGGAAGATTGGTTCAGGGGGAAAAATTATCATAATATGTATAGCACCGGCTGGAATCCATTCACGAAAACGCAGTATACGGTCGATCAGACAGGCGTCGTGCCAAATAGGCAATGGGCAGATGAAAGTGGTGTCTATGAGCCATCCATCCAAACCGAATTTTATGAGCTACGTTTTCGATTTTTAGCCGAGCCGTTAGCAAGTGATTTAATGAAATGGTATGGACGTTTTGACTTGCGCATTCCTTCCAATGTAGCCGATGGACGTTTTGACAAACTATACACACGTGAAGATTACCCAAAAATCGAAGTAGCTGCAGTAAAAGGTAAAAAGGTTGTCTATGTTCGTTATTTTGGTGATGCAAAGATGAGTGATGTTGTGGAACAAGTTTTAGAGTTTTTAAATAAATAA
- a CDS encoding GntR family transcriptional regulator encodes MEVKFNNRDPLYVQVIRHFKEQIAKGFYAPGQEIPSRRELANQLKINPNTVQRAYKEMEEQKLIYTEGNLPSCITKDEEVLKGVRQELISEAVHIFINSIKSINAPLPEVLALVQQTYKEGDSRD; translated from the coding sequence TTGGAAGTGAAATTTAATAATCGGGATCCGTTGTATGTGCAGGTCATTCGCCATTTTAAAGAGCAAATTGCGAAGGGATTCTATGCACCAGGACAGGAAATCCCATCACGTCGCGAGCTGGCCAATCAGCTCAAAATTAATCCCAATACGGTGCAGCGTGCCTATAAAGAAATGGAGGAGCAAAAATTGATTTATACAGAAGGAAATTTGCCAAGTTGTATTACGAAAGATGAAGAGGTACTGAAAGGTGTACGTCAAGAGTTAATTAGTGAAGCGGTGCATATTTTTATCAATTCGATTAAATCAATTAATGCGCCATTACCGGAAGTGTTAGCGCTCGTACAGCAAACGTATAAGGAGGGGGATTCGCGTGATTGA
- a CDS encoding ABC transporter ATP-binding protein, translated as MIEVKQVNKKYKRKQVLKNMSFTAEKGQITCLIGINGAGKTTIMKSIMALTPIDSGEILIDGKKITKDAYEKITYIPDRLVMLPSYTIAEAFEFMDSFYKSWNEQRAQELLQFFRLAPTEKISSLSKGNAAKVNLLLGLALDVDYILMDEPFSGIDIFSREQIAEVFTSHLIENRGVIITTHEINDIEHLIDKAILIGDGTVLKEINVEQTREMEGKSVVDVMREVYVG; from the coding sequence GTGATTGAAGTAAAACAGGTCAATAAAAAATATAAGCGTAAGCAGGTATTGAAAAATATGAGCTTCACCGCTGAAAAAGGGCAAATTACGTGCTTGATTGGCATTAACGGTGCGGGGAAAACAACGATCATGAAATCGATTATGGCATTAACGCCGATTGATAGCGGTGAAATTTTAATTGACGGTAAAAAAATCACCAAAGATGCATACGAAAAAATTACGTATATTCCAGACCGCCTTGTGATGCTGCCAAGCTATACGATTGCCGAAGCGTTTGAGTTTATGGACAGCTTTTATAAATCGTGGAATGAACAGCGCGCACAAGAGCTACTGCAGTTTTTTAGGCTGGCGCCAACGGAAAAAATTTCAAGTCTCTCAAAAGGGAATGCAGCCAAGGTGAATCTACTGCTAGGTTTAGCGCTCGACGTTGATTACATCTTGATGGATGAGCCGTTTTCAGGCATTGATATTTTCTCGCGTGAACAAATTGCGGAAGTATTTACAAGTCACTTAATTGAAAATCGTGGCGTTATTATTACGACACATGAAATAAATGACATCGAGCATTTGATTGATAAGGCGATTTTAATTGGGGACGGAACCGTGTTAAAAGAAATCAATGTCGAACAGACCCGTGAAATGGAAGGCAAGTCTGTTGTCGATGTCATGCGGGAGGTGTATGTCGGATGA
- a CDS encoding alpha/beta hydrolase, producing MWEQQLIETENGVFEVFTAGEGEPLCVTHLYSEFNANGNRFAAMFVPHYKVYLVNLRGCGNSTADTSILNYSMHDSVEDLEAIRRALEIDSWGFAGHSTGGMLALKYVILHPKSLQFIVAGGLCASSDYMRHVGSMYCKENPNNKRILEILAMLKDPASTLEERRAGSKEWALMSLYKAESYDNMVSRPNSGNTVAKRLDYFSYEELPTFDLRPQLPDVQVKAYIYGGFYDAQCPYDYAEEAAQLLGNATLTTFSESNHHPCIEEEQKFAEFVAAIADEQRKEETNHA from the coding sequence ATGTGGGAGCAGCAACTAATTGAAACAGAAAATGGTGTGTTTGAAGTATTTACAGCGGGTGAAGGAGAACCGCTATGTGTGACGCATTTATATAGCGAGTTTAATGCAAATGGCAATCGTTTTGCGGCAATGTTCGTGCCACATTACAAAGTGTATTTAGTCAACTTACGTGGCTGCGGGAATTCAACTGCTGATACGAGCATATTGAATTACAGTATGCATGATAGTGTGGAAGATTTAGAGGCAATTCGCCGGGCGTTGGAAATTGACTCATGGGGCTTTGCCGGACATTCTACAGGTGGGATGCTTGCGCTGAAATATGTAATCCTACATCCGAAAAGTTTACAATTTATCGTTGCAGGTGGCCTGTGTGCATCTTCGGATTATATGCGTCATGTTGGTAGTATGTACTGTAAGGAAAACCCGAATAACAAGCGCATTTTAGAAATTTTAGCGATGCTGAAAGACCCTGCTTCAACACTAGAGGAGCGTCGAGCGGGCTCAAAGGAATGGGCATTGATGTCGCTTTACAAAGCGGAAAGCTATGACAACATGGTGAGTCGCCCTAACAGCGGAAACACCGTTGCCAAACGTTTGGATTATTTTTCATATGAGGAATTACCAACATTTGATTTGCGTCCACAGCTCCCTGATGTACAAGTCAAAGCGTATATTTACGGTGGCTTCTATGATGCACAATGCCCCTATGACTATGCCGAGGAAGCCGCGCAACTTCTAGGTAATGCGACACTTACAACTTTTAGTGAAAGCAATCACCATCCATGTATTGAGGAAGAACAGAAATTTGCGGAGTTTGTCGCTGCGATTGCGGATGAACAACGGAAAGAAGAGACAAATCATGCTTAA